Proteins co-encoded in one Gleimia hominis genomic window:
- a CDS encoding MBL fold metallo-hydrolase, with protein sequence MKLTVVGCTGSMSGPSAPASCYLVQARGIDEVSGKDRTFSVVLDLGPGAFGQLWRYMDVRKIDALLLSHTHADHMGDIISMHVHRKWHPDGPLGPVMLAAPDGVLDRVRGIDGARPEEEYEGEFAPFTLENEGSFQVGPLRITPYSARHTVPAFGFRIEGPAEDDQNTRVSLAYTGDTDTCSTITQMARGVDLLLSEAGFTDADEPRGIHLTGERAGQLAREAQVKTMVLTHIQPWTEGTVVLAEARRAWDGPLSVAYAGATYEL encoded by the coding sequence ATGAAACTGACAGTTGTGGGATGCACTGGGTCGATGTCCGGCCCGTCCGCCCCCGCGTCGTGCTACCTGGTGCAGGCGCGCGGGATAGATGAGGTTTCGGGTAAAGACCGCACGTTCTCGGTGGTGCTCGACTTGGGGCCGGGTGCGTTTGGGCAGTTGTGGCGCTACATGGACGTGCGCAAGATCGATGCGCTCCTGCTTTCGCACACGCACGCCGATCACATGGGAGACATCATCTCAATGCACGTGCACCGCAAGTGGCATCCGGATGGGCCGCTTGGCCCGGTTATGCTCGCGGCCCCCGATGGGGTGTTAGATCGCGTGCGGGGCATTGATGGGGCCAGGCCCGAAGAGGAGTATGAGGGCGAGTTCGCGCCGTTCACCTTGGAAAATGAAGGGTCTTTTCAGGTTGGTCCGCTGAGGATAACGCCGTACTCGGCGCGCCACACGGTACCGGCGTTCGGGTTCCGCATCGAAGGGCCAGCCGAGGACGATCAGAATACTCGCGTCAGCCTCGCTTACACGGGCGACACGGACACGTGCAGCACGATTACGCAGATGGCGCGCGGCGTTGACCTACTGTTGTCCGAAGCGGGGTTCACCGACGCGGATGAGCCGCGGGGGATTCATCTAACCGGCGAACGCGCAGGGCAGCTGGCGCGTGAGGCGCAGGTGAAAACCATGGTCCTTACACATATTCAACCCTGGACTGAAGGCACCGTGGTGCTCGCGGAAGCGCGCCGGGCGTGGGACGGCCCCCTGTCCGTCGCCTATGCCGGCGCCACCTACGAACTGTAA
- the murI gene encoding glutamate racemase: MGNAPIGIFDSGLGGLTVARSVIDKLPRESIVYLGDTRHTPYGDKSLEDVRSLTLKALDELVERGIKMLVIACNTGSAAALPQARDRYDIPVVEVVQPAARRAGALTRNGHVGVLATAATVRSGAYERAFSAFPGVSLTQQACPQFVPFVERGETTGGRILQIAREYLAPVQAADVDTVILGCTHYPLLTGVLSYVLGEGVNLVSSSEASADEVYHVLTNREMLRTELDAPSYEFYATGQSESFEPLARRFLGPVVSHVKHLEVRE, encoded by the coding sequence GAACGCGCCGATTGGGATTTTTGATTCAGGCCTTGGGGGCCTTACTGTGGCGCGTTCTGTGATAGATAAACTTCCGCGCGAATCCATTGTTTACCTGGGAGACACTCGGCACACCCCGTATGGGGATAAGTCGCTTGAGGACGTGCGGTCACTAACGTTAAAGGCCCTGGATGAACTGGTTGAACGGGGCATAAAGATGCTCGTCATCGCGTGTAACACTGGGTCTGCAGCGGCTTTGCCGCAGGCTCGGGATCGCTATGACATTCCCGTTGTGGAAGTGGTGCAGCCGGCTGCGCGGCGCGCGGGCGCACTGACCCGCAACGGCCACGTTGGGGTATTAGCCACGGCCGCGACTGTGCGTTCCGGGGCGTACGAACGAGCGTTCTCAGCTTTCCCCGGGGTGTCCCTAACCCAGCAGGCATGCCCGCAGTTCGTGCCGTTTGTGGAACGAGGGGAAACGACCGGTGGGCGAATCCTACAGATAGCACGTGAGTATTTAGCGCCCGTGCAGGCAGCGGACGTGGACACCGTGATTTTGGGGTGCACGCACTACCCGCTGCTCACAGGGGTGCTGTCTTACGTGCTAGGGGAGGGCGTGAACCTCGTGTCCTCCTCCGAAGCCAGTGCCGACGAGGTGTATCACGTGTTGACGAACCGAGAAATGCTGCGCACCGAGCTGGACGCTCCCTCGTACGAGTTTTATGCCACTGGGCAAAGTGAAAGTTTTGAACCGTTGGCGCGCCGCTTTTTGGGGCCCGTTGTCTCTCACGTAAAACACTTGGAGGTACGTGAATGA